Proteins found in one Amycolatopsis umgeniensis genomic segment:
- a CDS encoding helix-turn-helix domain-containing protein: MSGQLPHDGTFAGALREAIRARGLSLERLRDHLRVRGVSITAATLSYWQSGRSRPERRDSVLALRHLEQVLDVPPGRLTALLGPPRARGRWPARADGLPEIGRFWPDRTRIDAAVSEVDTRWDERLTRISQHDVVSVGPGQEELAFHSRQVLRAEADGPDRWVVIVHIDEHDRPLPQVTSLRGCRAGRSVHRPEDGLLVMELLFERPLAKGETVITEHTLVNSAPFPLATNYERKFRLPTREYVLEIRFSPGVLPARCRRYSEQDGQPAEWTDVLPGGDSVHGVALNFGPGRFGFDWDWDS, translated from the coding sequence ATGTCCGGGCAGTTGCCGCACGACGGGACCTTCGCCGGCGCGCTGCGCGAAGCGATCCGGGCGCGTGGCCTCAGCCTGGAACGCCTGCGAGACCATCTGCGTGTCCGGGGCGTCTCGATCACCGCGGCGACGCTCAGCTATTGGCAATCCGGGCGCAGCCGTCCGGAGCGTCGGGACTCGGTACTCGCGCTCCGACACCTCGAGCAGGTACTGGACGTCCCGCCCGGCCGCCTGACCGCGTTGCTCGGCCCGCCACGCGCCCGCGGCAGGTGGCCCGCCCGCGCCGACGGCCTGCCGGAGATCGGCCGGTTCTGGCCGGACCGGACGCGGATCGACGCGGCCGTCAGCGAAGTCGACACGCGGTGGGACGAACGGCTGACGAGGATCAGCCAGCACGACGTCGTGTCCGTCGGTCCCGGGCAGGAGGAGCTCGCGTTCCACTCGCGGCAGGTGCTGCGCGCCGAGGCCGACGGACCGGACCGATGGGTGGTCATCGTCCACATCGACGAACACGACCGGCCGCTGCCTCAGGTGACTTCGCTACGAGGCTGCCGTGCCGGCCGGAGCGTGCACCGCCCCGAAGACGGTCTTCTCGTGATGGAACTGCTCTTCGAACGGCCGCTCGCGAAAGGCGAAACGGTCATCACCGAACACACTCTGGTGAACAGCGCCCCGTTCCCGCTCGCGACGAACTACGAACGCAAATTCCGCCTGCCCACCCGGGAATACGTACTCGAGATCCGGTTCTCCCCCGGTGTCCTCCCGGCGCGATGCCGCCGCTATTCCGAACAGGACGGACAGCCCGCCGAGTGGACCGATGTCTTGCCCGGCGGCGATTCCGTGCACGGTGTCGCGCTGAATTTCGGCCCAGGCCGGTTCGGCTTCGATTGGGACTGGGACTCTTAA
- a CDS encoding RidA family protein: MSITLVNPAGLPEIPAYRQVSIATGSKLVFIAGQVSWDADGATVGEGDLAAQVEQCYLNVATALAGAGATFDDVAKMTVYVVDWTLDKLALFLEGVDRAAAKLGGTPVPPGTLIGVAALDVPEHLVEVEATAVID; encoded by the coding sequence ATGAGCATCACCCTGGTGAATCCGGCTGGGCTGCCGGAGATCCCCGCGTACCGGCAGGTTTCGATCGCGACAGGGTCGAAGCTGGTCTTCATCGCGGGCCAGGTCTCCTGGGACGCCGACGGCGCCACTGTCGGCGAAGGTGACCTCGCCGCCCAGGTCGAACAGTGCTACCTGAACGTCGCCACCGCGCTCGCCGGGGCGGGCGCCACTTTCGACGACGTCGCGAAGATGACCGTCTACGTCGTCGACTGGACCCTGGACAAACTCGCGTTGTTCCTCGAAGGCGTGGACCGGGCCGCCGCCAAGCTGGGCGGCACCCCGGTCCCGCCGGGCACGCTGATCGGTGTCGCGGCGCTCGACGTGCCCGAGCACCTGGTCGAGGTCGAAGCGACGGCGGTCATCGACTGA
- a CDS encoding winged helix-turn-helix transcriptional regulator, whose protein sequence is MGTKQLSGTADDADLLRADSLAREIFSDVANKWALLIIETIGDRTRRFTELRNDIEGISHKMLTQNLRMLERNGLVGRTVHPTVPPRVDYTLTEAGHGLRATVDGMCDWTHRFLGHIEDSRRRFDTPVNG, encoded by the coding sequence ATGGGAACCAAGCAGCTCAGCGGTACGGCGGACGACGCGGATCTGCTGAGGGCGGACTCGCTGGCGAGGGAGATCTTCTCCGACGTCGCCAACAAGTGGGCGCTCCTGATCATCGAGACGATCGGCGACCGCACGCGGCGGTTCACCGAACTGCGGAACGACATCGAGGGCATCAGCCACAAGATGCTCACGCAGAACCTGCGCATGCTGGAGCGCAACGGCCTGGTCGGGCGGACGGTGCATCCGACCGTGCCGCCGCGGGTCGACTACACCCTCACCGAGGCGGGGCACGGCCTGCGCGCGACGGTCGACGGGATGTGCGACTGGACCCACCGGTTCCTCGGCCACATCGAAGACTCGCGCCGCCGGTTCGACACCCCTGTTAACGGTTAA
- a CDS encoding proprotein convertase P-domain-containing protein, whose translation MRVLSYLSLVALATLGLSPTAQAASPAHPDAEVNGVAAAFGLTVSEAKSQLAAQDEAHRLAASLPAGLRARTAGQWFDAATGKLTLAVTNTADADAAKATGAETRLVSRTKADLDRTDKAVRALVGDGVPGVFGWGVDVRNNEVGVSVDRARKTAETESFLSQARNLGVRITETGSSPRQQAGTIQTGSPWWPGSESNCSVGFGATDSAGGKHFLTAGHCTNDRDQAAYGAQSQQNRIGTSNVGGTRSVNAREGDMGVVAVTQPGWELSAAVNTWGEPAVTISGSAEAMVGDRVCHSGNTSKWKCGEVKYTHKSVDYGGGLIIEDLTWTTACSLGGDSGGGWLLGTKAVGLHDGGPSQCVPNPSDGDMSIFQPVIEALTKWNLTLVTGGGNGDTTAPTAPGNARSTGTTTDSVSLAWDAATDNVGVTGYDVYNGSTLATSATGTSATVSGLSPDTSYAFTVKARDAAGNVSPASGVVSAKTQPGNSGGRTLSNDTDFAIRDYQQVFSPVTSTLSGQAATSLALSVTIRHTCAEDLGVTLVDPKGKAYALKYSGGSACTAWNGARTFSVPGASSPAGGKWQLRVTDYGPGDTGVLDTWSLTL comes from the coding sequence ATGCGAGTCCTTTCCTATCTGAGCCTCGTGGCTTTGGCCACACTGGGGCTCAGCCCGACGGCTCAAGCCGCTTCACCGGCCCATCCCGACGCCGAGGTGAACGGGGTGGCCGCCGCGTTCGGGTTGACCGTCTCCGAGGCGAAGTCCCAGCTCGCGGCGCAGGACGAAGCCCACCGGCTGGCCGCGTCACTGCCCGCCGGGCTGCGCGCCCGCACCGCCGGGCAGTGGTTCGACGCGGCCACCGGCAAGCTCACGCTCGCCGTCACGAACACCGCGGACGCCGACGCGGCAAAGGCAACCGGCGCCGAGACGCGATTGGTGTCCCGAACCAAGGCTGATCTCGACCGGACCGACAAAGCCGTCCGCGCGCTCGTCGGCGACGGTGTGCCCGGCGTGTTCGGCTGGGGCGTCGACGTCCGGAACAACGAGGTCGGCGTCTCGGTCGACCGTGCACGCAAGACCGCCGAGACCGAGAGTTTCCTTTCGCAGGCAAGGAATCTTGGCGTGCGGATCACCGAAACCGGGTCTTCGCCGCGGCAGCAGGCGGGCACGATCCAAACCGGCAGCCCGTGGTGGCCGGGCAGTGAGAGCAACTGTTCGGTCGGGTTCGGCGCGACCGATTCGGCGGGTGGCAAGCACTTCCTCACCGCCGGGCACTGCACGAACGACCGTGATCAGGCCGCTTATGGCGCGCAGAGTCAGCAGAACCGCATCGGCACGTCGAACGTCGGCGGGACGCGCAGCGTCAACGCCCGCGAAGGCGACATGGGCGTCGTCGCGGTGACGCAGCCCGGCTGGGAACTCTCGGCGGCCGTCAACACCTGGGGCGAGCCCGCCGTCACCATCAGCGGCTCGGCCGAGGCGATGGTCGGCGACCGGGTCTGTCACTCCGGCAACACGTCGAAGTGGAAGTGCGGCGAGGTGAAGTACACGCACAAATCCGTCGACTACGGCGGCGGGCTGATCATCGAGGACCTCACCTGGACGACGGCGTGTTCGCTCGGCGGCGACTCGGGCGGCGGCTGGTTGCTCGGCACCAAGGCGGTCGGCCTGCACGACGGCGGCCCGTCGCAGTGCGTGCCGAACCCGAGCGACGGGGACATGTCGATCTTCCAGCCGGTGATCGAAGCGCTGACCAAGTGGAACCTGACGCTGGTGACGGGCGGCGGCAACGGTGACACCACCGCGCCCACCGCACCCGGCAACGCGCGCTCCACCGGCACGACGACCGACAGTGTCTCGCTGGCCTGGGACGCGGCCACGGACAACGTCGGTGTCACGGGTTACGACGTCTACAACGGCTCGACGCTGGCGACGTCCGCGACGGGGACCAGCGCCACCGTGAGCGGTCTCAGCCCGGACACCTCCTATGCCTTCACCGTGAAGGCCCGTGACGCGGCAGGGAACGTGTCGCCCGCGAGCGGTGTCGTGTCCGCCAAGACGCAGCCGGGCAACAGCGGCGGCCGGACGCTGAGCAACGACACCGACTTCGCGATCCGCGACTATCAGCAGGTGTTCAGCCCGGTGACGTCGACACTCTCCGGACAGGCCGCGACGTCGCTCGCGCTTTCGGTGACGATCCGGCACACCTGCGCCGAGGACCTCGGCGTGACGCTCGTGGATCCCAAGGGCAAGGCCTACGCGCTCAAGTACAGCGGCGGTTCGGCGTGCACGGCCTGGAACGGCGCGCGGACGTTCTCGGTGCCCGGCGCGTCGTCCCCGGCGGGCGGGAAGTGGCAGCTGCGTGTCACCGACTACGGCCCTGGTGACACGGGAGTTCTCGACACCTGGTCGCTGACGCTTTAA
- a CDS encoding cupin domain-containing protein — translation MFDPILLKAADAEIVSDAPGSDITLLADSDTTDGGFTANRATLKDGVFGTPAHFHTRATEFFFVLEGKLQVLVDETLHTLEKGDFLAVPPKVPHAFGPEAGSDADVLVTFTPGMARFDYYRLLDRVARGEADPSEIAASSKQYDNHYVDSPIWRAARGQ, via the coding sequence ATGTTCGACCCCATCCTCCTCAAGGCCGCCGACGCCGAGATCGTCAGCGACGCGCCGGGCAGCGACATCACCCTGCTGGCCGACTCGGACACCACCGACGGCGGCTTCACCGCGAACCGCGCGACCCTGAAGGACGGCGTCTTCGGCACCCCGGCCCACTTCCACACCCGCGCGACCGAGTTCTTCTTCGTGCTCGAAGGAAAACTCCAGGTGCTCGTCGACGAAACCCTGCACACCCTGGAGAAGGGCGACTTCCTCGCCGTGCCGCCGAAGGTGCCGCACGCGTTCGGACCCGAGGCCGGCTCGGACGCCGACGTCCTGGTGACCTTCACCCCTGGCATGGCCCGCTTCGACTACTACCGGCTTCTCGACCGGGTCGCCCGCGGCGAGGCGGACCCCTCGGAGATCGCCGCGTCCTCGAAGCAGTACGACAACCACTACGTCGACAGCCCGATCTGGCGCGCCGCCCGCGGTCAGTGA